In Streptomyces sp. NBC_00306, a single genomic region encodes these proteins:
- a CDS encoding type A2 lantipeptide, translating to MNNFQVETQEISDADLDNVAGGLVNQAVGAVTGTVDSVVPVSGTLAAAAGTVGSVTGTVEGLTGLNTAGVTGLVAGL from the coding sequence ATGAACAACTTCCAGGTCGAGACCCAGGAAATCTCGGACGCCGACCTCGACAACGTGGCCGGTGGCCTCGTGAACCAGGCCGTCGGCGCCGTCACGGGCACCGTCGACTCGGTCGTTCCCGTCTCCGGCACCCTCGCCGCCGCCGCCGGCACCGTCGGCTCCGTGACCGGCACGGTCGAGGGCCTCACCGGCCTGAACACCGCCGGCGTGACGGGCCTCGTCGCCGGTCTCTGA